Proteins encoded by one window of Romeriopsis navalis LEGE 11480:
- the psbZ gene encoding photosystem II reaction center protein PsbZ gives MTIVFDLFLGALVVFSFVMLVAVPVLYASPQNFDSSKKLLYLG, from the coding sequence ATGACGATCGTATTTGACTTATTTCTTGGAGCGTTGGTTGTATTTTCCTTCGTGATGCTGGTGGCCGTGCCCGTACTTTATGCATCTCCTCAGAATTTTGATTCCTCCAAGAAGCTGCTGTATCTTGGT